Proteins encoded in a region of the Saccharothrix ecbatanensis genome:
- a CDS encoding ATP-binding protein, whose product MTAGDDAVVLVVQDEDSTSPADVALWLLERLEGWPEHDVQLVTVVVGELFDNAWNHGSPPYVVELVLDRWRESLTISVRDRADRRVGPWRPAAGLLLVDALSARWGVLSQDTTTTVWAELVFED is encoded by the coding sequence GTGACGGCCGGTGACGACGCGGTTGTCCTGGTCGTCCAGGACGAGGACTCGACCTCGCCCGCCGACGTCGCCTTGTGGCTGCTGGAGCGCCTCGAAGGCTGGCCCGAGCACGACGTGCAGCTGGTCACCGTCGTGGTGGGGGAGTTGTTCGACAACGCCTGGAACCACGGTTCGCCGCCGTACGTGGTCGAACTCGTGCTCGACCGGTGGCGTGAGTCCCTGACCATCAGCGTCCGCGACCGCGCGGACCGGCGGGTCGGGCCGTGGCGCCCCGCCGCCGGTCTGCTGCTGGTCGACGCGCTGTCCGCGCGCTGGGGCGTGCTGTCGCAGGACACGACGACGACCGTCTGGGCCGAGCTGGTCTTCGAGGACTAG
- a CDS encoding heavy metal translocating P-type ATPase yields the protein MAESQIELAITGMTCASCASRIERKLNKLDGVTATVNYATEKARVTFPADVDPLTLVEQVEAAGYQAALPVVETPSAEAPAEVDPTAALRQRLIASTVLSVPVVLLAMIPALQFTYWQWISLTLAAPVLVWGAWPFHRAAWANLRHGAATMDTLISMGTIAAFAWSLYALLFGTAGTPGMTHPFEFTISRGDGAGAIYLEVAAGVTTFILAGRYFEAKSKRRAGAALRALLELGAKDVAVLRDGREVRVPIAELAVGDRFVVRPGEKIATDGVVAEGSSAVDASMLTGESVPVEVGPGDAVVGATVNAGGRLVVRATRVGSDTQLAQMAKLVEDAQNGKAEAQRLADRISAVFVPIVIALSVGTLAFWLGAGGGVSAAFTAAVAVLIIACPCALGLATPTALLVGTGRGAQLGIIIKGPEVLESTRRVDTVVLDKTGTVTAGRMSLVAVHTASGVDEESVLRLAGALEHASEHPIAKAIAVGAAERVGELPSVEDFQNLEGLGVQGVVDGHAVIVGRERLLAEWGVHLDGSLASSLAEAKQTAEQQGRTAVLVAWDGEARAVLVVADTVKPTSAEAIRQLRALGLTPVLLTGDNEAAARAVAAEVGIDEVIAEVMPADKVDVVARLQAEGKVVAMVGDGVNDAAALAKADLGLAMGTGTDAAIEASDLTLVRGDLLAAVDAIRLSRRTLATIKGNLFWAFAYNVAALPLAAAGLLNPMIAGAAMAFSSVFVVSNSLRLRGFRSTTTSTPLPAPTPTTSTPTTRESYVQNA from the coding sequence ATGGCTGAGTCGCAGATCGAGCTGGCGATCACGGGCATGACGTGCGCCTCCTGCGCGTCCCGGATCGAACGCAAGCTGAACAAGCTGGACGGCGTGACCGCGACGGTCAACTACGCCACCGAGAAGGCCCGCGTCACGTTCCCGGCGGACGTGGACCCGTTGACGCTGGTGGAGCAGGTCGAGGCCGCCGGGTACCAGGCCGCGTTGCCGGTCGTCGAGACCCCGTCGGCCGAGGCGCCCGCGGAGGTGGACCCGACGGCGGCGTTGCGGCAGCGGCTCATCGCGTCGACGGTGCTGTCCGTGCCGGTGGTGCTGCTGGCCATGATCCCGGCCTTGCAGTTCACCTACTGGCAGTGGATCTCGCTGACGTTGGCCGCTCCGGTGCTGGTGTGGGGCGCGTGGCCGTTCCACCGGGCCGCCTGGGCGAACCTGCGGCACGGCGCGGCCACCATGGACACGTTGATCTCGATGGGCACGATCGCGGCGTTCGCCTGGTCGCTGTACGCGCTGCTGTTCGGCACGGCCGGGACGCCGGGCATGACGCACCCGTTCGAGTTCACCATCTCGCGTGGTGACGGCGCGGGGGCGATCTACCTGGAGGTCGCGGCCGGGGTGACGACGTTCATCCTGGCGGGCCGGTACTTCGAGGCGAAGTCCAAGCGGCGGGCGGGTGCGGCGCTGCGGGCGTTGCTGGAGCTCGGCGCGAAGGACGTCGCCGTGCTGCGTGACGGCCGTGAGGTGCGCGTGCCGATCGCGGAGTTGGCGGTCGGCGACCGGTTCGTGGTGCGTCCGGGCGAGAAGATCGCCACCGACGGCGTGGTGGCGGAGGGCAGTTCGGCGGTCGACGCGAGCATGCTGACCGGCGAGTCGGTGCCGGTCGAGGTCGGCCCCGGTGACGCGGTCGTCGGGGCGACGGTGAACGCGGGCGGTCGGCTGGTCGTGCGTGCCACGCGGGTCGGGTCGGACACGCAGCTGGCGCAGATGGCGAAGCTGGTCGAGGACGCGCAGAACGGCAAGGCCGAGGCGCAGCGGCTGGCGGACCGGATCTCGGCGGTGTTCGTGCCGATCGTGATCGCGTTGTCGGTCGGGACGCTGGCGTTCTGGCTCGGCGCCGGTGGCGGTGTGTCGGCGGCGTTCACGGCGGCGGTCGCGGTGCTGATCATCGCGTGCCCGTGCGCCCTGGGGCTGGCCACGCCGACGGCGTTGCTGGTCGGGACGGGGCGTGGCGCGCAGCTGGGCATCATCATCAAGGGGCCCGAGGTGCTGGAGTCGACCCGTCGGGTGGACACGGTGGTGCTGGACAAGACCGGCACCGTCACCGCGGGCCGGATGAGCCTGGTGGCCGTGCACACCGCTTCGGGTGTGGACGAGGAGTCGGTGCTGCGGCTCGCCGGGGCGTTGGAGCACGCCTCCGAGCACCCGATCGCGAAGGCCATCGCGGTCGGCGCGGCGGAGCGGGTCGGCGAGCTGCCGTCCGTCGAGGACTTCCAGAACCTCGAAGGGCTCGGTGTGCAGGGCGTGGTCGACGGTCACGCGGTGATCGTCGGGCGGGAGCGGCTGCTGGCCGAGTGGGGCGTCCACCTGGACGGTTCACTTGCCAGTTCTCTTGCCGAGGCGAAGCAGACGGCCGAGCAGCAGGGTCGCACCGCGGTCCTGGTGGCCTGGGACGGCGAGGCTCGTGCGGTCCTGGTCGTCGCGGACACGGTGAAGCCGACGTCCGCCGAGGCCATCCGTCAGCTGCGGGCGCTGGGCTTGACCCCGGTGCTGCTGACCGGCGACAACGAGGCCGCGGCGCGTGCGGTGGCGGCCGAGGTGGGCATCGACGAGGTCATCGCCGAGGTCATGCCCGCCGACAAGGTCGACGTCGTCGCCCGGCTCCAGGCCGAGGGCAAGGTCGTGGCGATGGTCGGTGACGGTGTCAACGACGCCGCCGCGCTCGCCAAGGCGGACCTCGGGCTGGCCATGGGCACCGGCACGGACGCCGCGATCGAGGCCAGCGACCTGACCCTCGTGCGCGGTGACCTGCTCGCCGCGGTCGACGCGATCAGGCTCTCGCGCCGCACGCTGGCCACGATCAAGGGCAACCTGTTCTGGGCGTTCGCCTACAACGTGGCGGCCCTGCCCTTGGCCGCGGCCGGCCTCCTGAACCCGATGATCGCCGGCGCCGCCATGGCGTTCTCCTCGGTCTTCGTGGTCAGCAACAGCCTCCGCCTACGAGGCTTCCGCAGCACCACCACCTCCACCCCCCTCCCGGCCCCCACCCCAACCACCTCAACCCCCACAACCCGTGAGTCCTACGTTCAGAACGCGTGA
- the ehuC gene encoding ectoine/hydroxyectoine ABC transporter permease subunit EhuC, whose translation MSTGLWLRLLDGLVVTLELTVFGAAIGLVFAFAAGLARLSPNRVLRGVALAYTEGFRGLPALVVLFWLVFALPGLGLQLEPLFAGVLALSLNIGAYGAEVVRGAVVSVPTAQLEAATALNFTPWQRMRLVVLPQALVAMVPPFGNLLVELLKATALVSLVYLQDLTFQGQIVRAATGDTAATFAGLLVGYGVIALVLTRLMKLVERRAAASLGRTTRPLAVEGAR comes from the coding sequence ATGTCCACAGGTCTGTGGCTGCGCCTGCTCGACGGGCTGGTCGTCACCCTGGAACTGACCGTGTTCGGCGCGGCGATCGGCCTGGTGTTCGCGTTCGCCGCCGGTCTCGCCCGCCTGTCGCCGAACCGGGTGCTGCGCGGCGTCGCCCTGGCCTACACCGAGGGCTTCCGCGGACTGCCCGCGCTCGTGGTGCTGTTCTGGCTCGTGTTCGCGCTGCCCGGTCTCGGCCTCCAGCTGGAGCCGCTGTTCGCCGGGGTGCTGGCGCTGTCGCTCAACATCGGCGCGTACGGGGCCGAAGTGGTGCGCGGCGCGGTCGTGTCCGTGCCGACCGCGCAGCTGGAAGCAGCCACCGCGCTCAACTTCACGCCTTGGCAGCGGATGCGGCTCGTGGTGCTGCCCCAGGCGCTCGTGGCGATGGTGCCGCCGTTCGGCAACCTGCTGGTCGAGCTGCTGAAGGCGACCGCGCTGGTGTCGCTGGTGTACCTCCAGGACCTGACGTTCCAGGGTCAGATCGTGCGGGCCGCGACCGGTGACACCGCCGCCACGTTCGCGGGCCTGCTCGTCGGCTACGGCGTGATCGCGCTGGTGCTCACCCGGCTGATGAAGCTGGTCGAACGGCGGGCGGCGGCGTCGCTGGGCCGCACCACCCGGCCACTGGCCGTCGAGGGGGCACGATGA
- a CDS encoding TetR/AcrR family transcriptional regulator, producing the protein MPRLWNDTIDAHRRAVRDATLDATAALVAEQGLTSVTMSRIAEKAGIGRATLYKYFPDVEAVLMAWHERQVATHLDHLTAVRDQGGSPAERLRAVLHAYAFMSRAKGNHSPGLSAVLHQGEHMARAHGHLRDFLRELLAEGVEAGELRDDVDPAELAGYCLHALGAATDLPSEDAVHRLVVVTLDGLRK; encoded by the coding sequence GTGCCCAGGTTGTGGAACGACACGATCGACGCGCACCGCCGTGCGGTGCGGGACGCGACCCTCGACGCGACCGCCGCGCTGGTGGCCGAGCAGGGCCTGACGTCCGTGACGATGTCGCGGATCGCGGAGAAGGCCGGCATCGGGCGTGCCACGCTCTACAAGTACTTCCCGGACGTCGAAGCGGTCCTGATGGCGTGGCACGAACGCCAGGTCGCCACCCACCTCGACCACCTCACCGCCGTCCGCGACCAGGGCGGCAGCCCCGCGGAACGCCTCCGCGCCGTCCTCCACGCCTACGCGTTCATGTCACGGGCGAAGGGCAACCACAGCCCCGGCCTCTCCGCCGTCCTGCACCAGGGTGAGCACATGGCCAGGGCGCACGGGCACCTCCGCGACTTCCTCCGCGAGCTGCTGGCCGAAGGCGTCGAGGCAGGCGAACTGCGTGACGACGTCGACCCCGCCGAGCTCGCCGGCTACTGCCTGCACGCGCTGGGCGCGGCGACCGACCTGCCGTCCGAGGACGCGGTCCACCGCCTGGTCGTGGTCACGTTGGACGGTCTGCGCAAGTAA
- a CDS encoding heavy-metal-associated domain-containing protein — MAESTYTVTGMTCGHCVASVTEEVTKIDGVTDVAVDLPTGAVKVTSAAPVAEADVRAAVEEAGYALAG, encoded by the coding sequence ATGGCCGAGTCCACTTACACCGTCACCGGCATGACCTGCGGCCACTGCGTCGCGTCCGTGACCGAGGAGGTCACCAAGATCGACGGCGTGACCGACGTGGCCGTCGACCTGCCGACCGGCGCGGTCAAGGTCACCAGCGCGGCCCCGGTCGCGGAGGCGGACGTGCGTGCGGCGGTCGAGGAAGCGGGCTACGCGCTCGCCGGCTGA
- a CDS encoding metal-sensitive transcriptional regulator, whose amino-acid sequence MRGYTAGKDDVLKRLRRVEGQVRGLQRMVEDDEYCIDVLTQIAAATKALQAVSLGLLDEHLKHCVADALAQGGEGADDKVREASEAIARLVRS is encoded by the coding sequence ATGCGGGGTTACACGGCGGGCAAGGATGACGTCCTCAAGCGCTTGCGCCGGGTCGAAGGGCAGGTCCGCGGGTTGCAGCGGATGGTCGAGGACGACGAGTACTGCATCGACGTGCTGACCCAGATCGCCGCGGCGACCAAGGCCCTCCAGGCCGTCTCCCTCGGTCTGCTCGACGAGCACTTGAAGCACTGCGTCGCCGACGCGCTCGCCCAGGGCGGCGAAGGCGCCGACGACAAGGTCCGCGAGGCCAGCGAGGCGATCGCCCGCCTGGTGCGGTCCTGA
- a CDS encoding MFS transporter, with protein MNPDPRRWWALVVLAAAQFMVIMDTSIIAVALPDMQRDLGFTPGGLQWVFNAYAVALGGLLLLGGRLADLWGARRVFAVGWTTLIVGSVIAAAASGAGTEVVGRAVQGVGAALIAPAAMTLLMVLFAGQPTELPKAMAFYGAAAPAGGTAGVFLGGVITEWLSWPWVFVIYVPIGVLTLALTPKLLPVVPGRSGGLDVGGAVAVTGGLALAVYAIVQAPERGWTSTSTLVQLGAAVVLLIAFLLVQRAAKNPLMPLKVWRTPDLAASNVAMALLGAAWIPMWYFLNLYVQQVLGFDSFASGAALLPMTVLMTVLMTTVTGRLIGRFGTKPLIVAGLAVLAAGLGLLATADPDGSFVADVLPGSLISAVGMALVFIPATLTAIGGVTPEQGGLASGIVNTTYQIGSALGLAAMTAVATSQGADRLGDAVALTDGYSAAFTGAALVALAAALLAAFTLRGRVVRQEPVPAEV; from the coding sequence ATGAACCCCGATCCCCGGCGCTGGTGGGCACTGGTCGTGCTCGCCGCGGCGCAGTTCATGGTCATCATGGACACCTCGATCATCGCCGTGGCGCTGCCGGACATGCAGCGCGACCTGGGCTTCACGCCCGGCGGGCTCCAGTGGGTGTTCAACGCCTACGCGGTGGCACTGGGCGGCCTGCTCCTGCTCGGCGGCCGACTAGCCGACCTCTGGGGAGCACGCCGCGTGTTCGCCGTCGGCTGGACGACCCTCATCGTCGGTTCGGTGATCGCGGCGGCGGCGAGCGGCGCGGGCACGGAGGTCGTCGGACGCGCCGTGCAGGGCGTCGGCGCGGCCCTCATCGCACCGGCCGCGATGACGTTGCTCATGGTGTTGTTCGCCGGTCAGCCGACCGAACTCCCCAAGGCGATGGCCTTCTACGGCGCGGCGGCCCCGGCCGGTGGCACGGCGGGCGTGTTCCTCGGCGGCGTGATCACCGAGTGGCTGAGCTGGCCGTGGGTGTTCGTCATCTACGTCCCGATCGGCGTCCTGACCCTCGCCCTCACGCCGAAGCTGCTGCCCGTCGTCCCCGGTCGCAGCGGTGGGCTGGACGTCGGGGGAGCGGTCGCGGTCACGGGTGGGCTGGCGCTGGCGGTCTACGCCATCGTGCAGGCGCCCGAACGGGGCTGGACGTCGACCTCCACGCTCGTGCAGCTCGGCGCGGCGGTGGTGCTGCTGATCGCGTTCCTGCTGGTGCAGCGGGCGGCCAAGAACCCGTTGATGCCGTTGAAGGTCTGGCGCACGCCCGACCTCGCGGCGTCGAACGTGGCGATGGCGCTGCTGGGCGCGGCGTGGATCCCGATGTGGTACTTCCTCAACCTCTACGTCCAGCAGGTGCTCGGGTTCGACTCGTTCGCCAGCGGCGCGGCGCTGCTGCCGATGACCGTGTTGATGACGGTGCTGATGACGACGGTGACCGGTCGCCTGATCGGCCGCTTCGGCACCAAGCCGCTGATCGTCGCGGGCCTGGCCGTGCTGGCCGCCGGTCTGGGCCTGCTGGCCACCGCCGATCCGGACGGCAGCTTCGTCGCCGATGTGCTGCCCGGTTCGCTGATCTCGGCGGTCGGCATGGCGCTGGTCTTCATCCCGGCCACGCTGACCGCGATCGGCGGCGTCACGCCGGAACAGGGCGGGCTCGCGTCGGGCATCGTCAACACCACCTACCAGATCGGCTCGGCGCTCGGCCTGGCCGCGATGACGGCGGTGGCGACGTCGCAGGGCGCGGACCGGCTGGGTGACGCGGTCGCGTTGACCGACGGCTACTCGGCGGCGTTCACCGGGGCCGCGCTGGTGGCCTTGGCCGCCGCACTGCTGGCCGCGTTCACGTTGCGCGGTCGGGTTGTCCGGCAGGAGCCGGTTCCCGCCGAAGTGTGA
- a CDS encoding M56 family metallopeptidase produces MTVAVALMLGAGLVAWFGPRGLRRLTAVGVHPRVVLVAWLSSIVSVVTTSGLAVTALVLPDHGAHAFAGFPHCFEVLLHGSPPRVEALSGAVGVLLLAGLLVRLAVMGTGLVRRRARARREHLAVLRLAARLEPGSPTMLWLDHEEPLAFSLAGCPGVVVATEGLARRLAGAQVDAVLVHERAHLRGRHHLLITAADAVSALLPFLPLFRQAPTAVRELVELAADAAAVRVCGAAVVRAALTAVTGDGAPGSALAMGRDAVEARLAHLRYADHHPGRTRTAVTCGIAGVITMALPPFAALSGLLTLVTLTCSA; encoded by the coding sequence GTGACCGTCGCGGTCGCGTTGATGCTCGGGGCGGGGCTGGTCGCCTGGTTCGGGCCACGCGGACTGCGACGGCTGACGGCGGTCGGCGTGCACCCGCGGGTGGTGCTGGTGGCGTGGTTGTCGTCGATCGTCAGCGTGGTGACCACTTCTGGTCTCGCCGTCACCGCGCTGGTGCTGCCCGATCACGGCGCGCACGCGTTCGCCGGTTTCCCGCACTGCTTCGAGGTGCTGCTCCACGGGTCGCCGCCGCGGGTGGAGGCGTTGAGCGGTGCGGTCGGCGTGCTGTTGCTGGCCGGGCTCCTGGTGCGGCTCGCGGTCATGGGGACAGGGCTCGTGCGGCGGCGGGCGCGGGCGCGGCGGGAGCACTTGGCGGTGCTGCGGTTGGCGGCGCGGCTGGAGCCGGGCAGTCCGACGATGCTGTGGCTGGACCACGAGGAGCCGTTGGCGTTCAGCCTGGCGGGGTGTCCGGGGGTGGTCGTCGCCACGGAAGGGCTGGCGCGCCGGTTGGCCGGTGCGCAGGTGGACGCGGTGCTGGTGCACGAGCGGGCGCACCTGCGTGGGCGGCACCACCTGCTGATCACGGCGGCCGACGCGGTGTCGGCGCTGCTGCCGTTCCTGCCCCTGTTCCGGCAGGCGCCGACGGCGGTGCGGGAGTTGGTGGAGCTGGCGGCGGACGCGGCGGCGGTGCGGGTGTGCGGTGCGGCGGTGGTTCGTGCGGCTTTGACGGCCGTTACGGGGGATGGTGCGCCTGGTTCGGCGTTGGCTATGGGCCGTGACGCGGTGGAGGCGCGGCTGGCGCACCTCCGTTACGCGGACCACCACCCCGGCCGCACCCGCACCGCCGTGACCTGCGGCATCGCCGGCGTGATCACCATGGCCCTGCCGCCGTTCGCGGCCCTCAGCGGCCTACTCACCCTAGTCACCCTCACCTGCTCCGCGTGA
- a CDS encoding BlaI/MecI/CopY family transcriptional regulator — protein MRGLGELEAAVMDVLWRTSEPLKVREVMDRLDTGKQLAYTTVMTVLDNLHRKGWAVRELDGKAYRYEPAMSRAEAASAALREVLDSSGDPEAVLLHFARSASDRETELLRKALPRKRRK, from the coding sequence ATGCGAGGACTGGGCGAGTTGGAAGCGGCGGTGATGGACGTGCTGTGGCGCACGTCGGAACCGCTGAAGGTCCGTGAGGTGATGGACCGGTTGGACACGGGCAAGCAGCTCGCCTACACCACGGTCATGACCGTCCTGGACAACCTGCACCGCAAGGGGTGGGCGGTCCGCGAGCTGGACGGCAAGGCGTACCGGTACGAGCCCGCGATGAGCCGGGCCGAGGCGGCGTCGGCGGCGTTGCGCGAGGTGCTCGACTCGTCGGGTGACCCGGAGGCGGTGCTGCTCCACTTCGCCCGGTCGGCGTCGGACCGGGAGACCGAGCTGCTGCGCAAGGCGTTGCCCCGGAAGCGCCGGAAGTGA
- the ehuD gene encoding ectoine/hydroxyectoine ABC transporter permease subunit EhuD produces MTFDWQAAWDAVPALLRGLVIALQAAALGYVIALVLGLAFALLRRSGRRWVRLPVAFFVEFIRSTPLLVQLFFLFFVLPTVGIELSAMATGAIGLGVHYATYTSEVYRAGIDGVPAGQWEAAQALSLSRGRTWTRVVLPQAVPRVVPALGNYAIALFKDTPQLTVITIAEVLSVVKAVGSQNFQYLELITVAGLLYLITALVIAWPVRVLERRYRREVA; encoded by the coding sequence ATGACGTTCGACTGGCAGGCCGCGTGGGACGCGGTGCCGGCACTCCTGCGCGGTCTGGTGATCGCGCTCCAGGCCGCCGCGCTCGGCTACGTGATCGCGTTGGTGCTCGGGCTGGCGTTCGCGCTGCTGCGCCGCAGCGGTCGGCGCTGGGTCAGGCTGCCGGTGGCGTTCTTCGTGGAGTTCATCCGCTCCACGCCGTTGCTGGTGCAGCTGTTCTTCCTGTTCTTCGTGCTGCCCACGGTCGGCATCGAGCTGTCCGCGATGGCGACCGGCGCGATCGGCCTCGGCGTGCACTACGCCACCTACACCTCGGAGGTGTACCGCGCGGGCATCGACGGTGTCCCCGCCGGGCAGTGGGAGGCGGCCCAGGCGCTCAGCCTGTCCCGTGGCCGCACGTGGACCAGGGTCGTGCTGCCGCAGGCCGTGCCACGGGTGGTGCCCGCCCTGGGCAACTACGCCATCGCGCTGTTCAAGGACACGCCCCAGCTCACCGTCATCACCATCGCCGAAGTGCTCAGCGTGGTGAAGGCGGTCGGCTCGCAGAACTTCCAGTACCTGGAACTGATCACCGTCGCCGGGCTGCTGTACCTGATCACCGCCCTCGTCATCGCGTGGCCGGTGCGGGTCCTGGAACGTCGGTACCGAAGGGAAGTCGCATGA
- the ehuA gene encoding ectoine/hydroxyectoine ABC transporter ATP-binding protein EhuA, whose translation MTAELIAFDRVGKRFGDAVVLDDLSFGVRAGERVTLIGPSGSGKTTILRMLMTLTRPDSGTITVAGEPLFQEKRGDALVPAGEQHLRAMRRHTTMVFQQYNLFPNMRVLRNVTEAPVHVLGLSPEEAEERARALLDMVGLAGKLDAYPSQLSGGQQQRVAIARALAMRPDVLLLDEVTSALDPELAAEVLDVLRDVARTFDVTMLCVTHAMKFARDVSDRVLMFNEGRIIESAPPDELFDAPKQERTRQFLRSVLDES comes from the coding sequence ATGACCGCGGAGTTGATCGCGTTCGACCGGGTCGGCAAGCGGTTCGGGGACGCCGTCGTGCTCGACGACCTGTCCTTCGGCGTCCGCGCGGGGGAACGGGTGACCCTGATCGGGCCCAGCGGGTCGGGCAAGACGACCATCCTGCGGATGCTGATGACGCTCACCCGGCCCGACAGCGGCACGATCACCGTGGCCGGTGAGCCGCTGTTCCAGGAGAAGCGCGGTGACGCGCTGGTCCCGGCCGGCGAACAGCACCTGCGGGCCATGCGCCGGCACACCACGATGGTGTTCCAGCAGTACAACCTGTTCCCCAACATGCGGGTGCTGCGCAACGTCACCGAAGCTCCTGTGCACGTGCTGGGGCTCTCCCCGGAAGAAGCCGAGGAGCGCGCGCGTGCGCTGCTGGACATGGTCGGGCTGGCGGGCAAGCTCGACGCCTACCCGTCGCAGCTGTCCGGCGGCCAGCAGCAGCGGGTCGCGATCGCCCGCGCGCTGGCCATGCGGCCGGACGTGCTGCTGCTGGACGAGGTGACGTCCGCGCTCGACCCCGAACTGGCCGCCGAGGTGCTCGACGTGCTGCGTGACGTCGCACGCACGTTCGACGTGACGATGCTCTGCGTGACGCACGCGATGAAGTTCGCCCGTGACGTGTCGGACCGCGTGCTGATGTTCAACGAGGGCCGGATCATCGAGTCGGCGCCGCCGGACGAGCTGTTCGACGCGCCCAAGCAGGAGCGGACCAGGCAGTTCCTGCGTTCGGTGCTCGACGAGTCCTGA
- a CDS encoding DUF748 domain-containing protein — protein MNTAAKLSAYGAVLALVAGGAWAAGSAVGPFSVEAAPRGADGTSGAEGAGHGDDHSGTVAEAANDQPGGLASSRGGYTLTPTDTTLTTGNNSFSFRITGPDGAAVTAFDVEHDKRMHLIVVRRDTSGYRHVHPEMAADGTWTVPLDVTEAGSYRVFADFKPTGAEADTLGVDVSVAGNFEPRAYAPSRVAEVDGYQVRLDGDLVAGKASPVRLTVSKDGAPVTDLQPYLAAYGHLVALRQGDLAYLHVHPEGTPGDGKTAAGPEIAFVAEVPSAGGYRLFLDFQHNGVVRTAEFTVDTAGTPPTAQTPVEEAPVETVPVEEKEGHGHG, from the coding sequence ATGAACACAGCAGCGAAGCTCTCCGCCTACGGTGCGGTACTCGCCCTGGTCGCCGGTGGCGCCTGGGCGGCCGGTAGCGCTGTCGGTCCCTTTTCCGTCGAAGCCGCCCCGCGCGGTGCCGACGGGACGTCCGGCGCTGAGGGCGCCGGCCACGGGGACGACCACAGCGGCACCGTCGCGGAGGCCGCGAACGACCAGCCCGGCGGGCTGGCGTCGTCCAGGGGCGGTTACACCCTCACGCCCACCGACACGACGCTGACCACGGGGAACAACTCCTTCTCATTCCGCATCACCGGCCCGGACGGCGCCGCGGTGACCGCGTTCGACGTCGAGCACGACAAGCGGATGCACCTGATCGTGGTCCGGCGCGACACGTCCGGCTACCGGCACGTCCACCCGGAGATGGCGGCGGACGGCACGTGGACCGTGCCGCTGGACGTCACCGAGGCGGGCTCTTACCGGGTGTTCGCCGACTTCAAGCCGACGGGTGCCGAAGCGGACACGCTGGGTGTCGACGTGTCGGTCGCGGGCAACTTCGAACCTCGTGCCTACGCGCCTTCACGGGTGGCCGAAGTGGACGGTTACCAGGTGCGTTTGGACGGTGACCTGGTGGCGGGCAAGGCTTCCCCGGTGCGACTGACCGTGAGCAAGGACGGCGCGCCGGTCACCGACCTCCAGCCCTACCTGGCCGCGTACGGGCACCTCGTCGCGTTGCGCCAGGGTGACTTGGCGTACCTTCACGTGCATCCCGAGGGCACTCCCGGTGACGGCAAGACGGCGGCCGGGCCGGAGATCGCGTTCGTGGCCGAGGTCCCGTCGGCCGGTGGCTACCGGTTGTTCCTGGACTTCCAGCACAACGGGGTCGTGCGGACCGCCGAGTTCACCGTGGACACAGCGGGAACCCCGCCTACTGCGCAGACGCCCGTCGAGGAAGCGCCCGTCGAGACAGTGCCCGTTGAGGAGAAGGAAGGACACGGTCATGGCTGA